In Terriglobales bacterium, the following proteins share a genomic window:
- the ispG gene encoding flavodoxin-dependent (E)-4-hydroxy-3-methylbut-2-enyl-diphosphate synthase translates to MAEIRRRQSVAVKVGSVRVGGDAPVVVQSMTNTDTADVKTTVEQVAALARAGSELVRVTVNNEAAAEALPKIYDLLMMQGVNVPIIGDFHYNGHLLLKKYPKCAKALAKYRINPGNVSIGKKDDDNFRTMIEVAIENRKPVRIGVNWGSLDQALLTRMMDENSRLAEPKDARDVTMEAMIVSALDSAERAEKHGLGHDQIILSAKVSGVQDLIDVYRLLAARCDYPLHLGLTEAGMGAKGIVASTAALGVLLQEGIGDTIRVSLTPAPNGDRSEEVLVAQQILQSLGIRSFTPQVTACPGCGRTTSTYFQELAENIQRYLSEHMPVWKTQYAGVEEMKVAVMGCVVNGPGESKHANIGISLPGTFEEPKAPVFVDGKLTVTLKGDHIAEEFMQILQDYVDSHYAKNEVAAKA, encoded by the coding sequence CGTCGTGCAGTCGATGACCAACACCGACACCGCCGACGTGAAGACCACGGTCGAGCAGGTGGCGGCGCTGGCGCGCGCGGGCTCCGAACTGGTGCGCGTGACGGTCAACAACGAGGCCGCCGCGGAGGCGCTGCCCAAGATCTACGACCTGCTGATGATGCAGGGCGTGAACGTGCCCATCATCGGCGACTTCCACTACAACGGGCACCTGCTGCTGAAGAAGTATCCGAAGTGCGCGAAGGCGCTGGCGAAGTACCGCATCAACCCGGGCAACGTCTCGATCGGCAAGAAGGACGACGACAACTTCCGGACGATGATCGAGGTGGCGATCGAGAACCGGAAGCCGGTGCGCATCGGGGTGAACTGGGGGTCGCTCGACCAGGCGCTGCTGACGCGGATGATGGACGAGAACTCGCGACTCGCCGAGCCGAAAGACGCGCGCGACGTCACCATGGAAGCGATGATCGTGAGCGCGCTGGATTCGGCGGAGCGCGCCGAGAAGCACGGCCTGGGGCACGACCAGATCATCCTGAGCGCGAAGGTCTCGGGCGTGCAGGACCTGATCGACGTCTACCGGCTGCTGGCGGCGCGCTGCGACTACCCGCTGCACCTCGGGCTGACGGAGGCGGGCATGGGGGCGAAAGGCATCGTCGCGTCGACCGCGGCGCTGGGCGTGCTGTTGCAGGAAGGCATCGGGGACACCATCCGCGTCTCGCTGACGCCGGCGCCCAACGGCGACCGCAGCGAAGAGGTGCTGGTCGCGCAGCAGATCCTGCAATCGCTCGGGATCCGCAGCTTCACGCCGCAGGTGACCGCGTGCCCGGGCTGCGGCCGCACGACTTCCACGTATTTCCAGGAGCTGGCGGAGAACATCCAGCGCTACCTGAGCGAGCACATGCCGGTATGGAAGACGCAGTACGCCGGCGTGGAAGAGATGAAGGTCGCGGTGATGGGTTGCGTGGTCAACGGCCCCGGTGAATCGAAGCACGCCAACATCGGCATCTCGCTGCCGGGGACGTTCGAGGAACCGAAGGCACCGGTGTTCGTCGACGGCAAGCTGACGGTGACGCTCAAGGGCGACCACATCGCGGAGGAGTTCATGCAGATCCTGCAGGACT